The nucleotide window ATACGAAGGAAGTGCTGATTAATTTTACACAAATACCATTACTATATGTTAGAGAGTCAATATTCTTTGCATGAAAACTTTACGTCTTGTTTATACATATATgacctaattaatattaatttattgacCATTTTATATTATCTAGTGAGACATTTGAGAAGATGAGCTTAAAGATGCAAGACCTGAATTTCAAAATAATGAAGATGATTTGCAAGAGCTATGGAGTTGGAGAGCAAGATCGTGATATGTGTGGCACTAATGTCTGTAGGCTAATGAAGTACCATGTTCCTCCGATCACCGGCGAGTTAGATCAGTCCTCGACCAGTAATATTGGCTTACTTGCTCATACAGATAAGAACAGTCTCACAATTTTGTGCCAAAATGAAATTCAAGGTCTTGAGATCCTTAACAAAGATGGAGATTGGGTTCCAGTTGTTGTGCCGTCCCAGAATTCTTACATTGTCATCGTTGGCGATGCTCTTCAGGTAATTAAAACTTAACTATTTTTTTGAATTGATTCCTAATACAAAATAAAACTACTCATCCAAAGTCTCCTTGCCATCGAATCCATATGCTCTCACGATAGAGAAAATGTATAACTAATATTGAGCGGCGGTCGTCAATTATCAGTTAATTAGATCATAAAGTGACTAGCATAGTTTATCATAATTCATTAGGAACTTAATTCAGGCCTAAGTTTCATTTGATCCGAGTTAATATAGAAAAAATGATCAGTTTTACAAAAAATATCATATATTTAAAATTAAGTAATATATGCATGCATGTGTGTAGGCATGGAGCAACGGGAGGCTGGTGGCGGCGAAGCACAGGGTGGTGATGAGAGGAGACAAGGAGAGATATTCTTGCGGTCTCTTTTCGATACCGAAAGATGGAGCCATCGTTGAAGCTCCTCGGCAGTTTGTCGACGACGATCATCCTCTTCTATACAAGCGATTCAATTTTTCAGATTTTTTATCCTACTTTGTTTCCAACCACAGGGATGATGCACTCCAAGTCTATGCTGGAGTTTAAATTGTTTGACTTAATTTGACTTTACATAAGATTGTGCAAACAGAAAAACTGAATAATATTCAGCATTTATATATCATTTGTAATGTTAAATTTGGACACTAAGGAAGAAACTGTGTTCTTGTTATCTTGTCTTGGTATAATATAGTGTTGCTAATTTCTTGTaactttatcatttttttttatttccttgAGCTAAAGCACCCGATCTTTTTTAGAAAAAAtggaaaataatattattaaataaagtgATCAATTAACCGATAATTTACGGATCAAATTAACTCCTAGCTAGCTGTTAGATTATAGGGCTGATTTTTGGGTGATATAATCACTTTAGGCAGTTTTAGATAGATtggaataaaataaaataaaaaggttggAATAAAAAGAAATAGTATCTCGTCTCAAAAtagatataaatttttatatattatatattgaaaaatTTGTAATCATTAGGATTGACGTGGTGGTTCAGTGCCTCGTCTCTTAATCAGTAGGTTGGGGTTCGATCCCTAGCCTCTGCGAATGAAAAAATTATGTGGTTAATTTTCTACCGTTTCGTGTGCTGACAGTTGGAACGAGTGATTAGTCACACTGCTATCGACGGTGAAGATActagaaaaacaaaaaaatttgcATATTTTATGATGGATCAATGTCCATTCTGAGGAGCGGTTCAAATATCAATCAAGGTCCAAACCAAACCCAATTGTAAACCATATAAC belongs to Rutidosis leptorrhynchoides isolate AG116_Rl617_1_P2 unplaced genomic scaffold, CSIRO_AGI_Rlap_v1 contig364, whole genome shotgun sequence and includes:
- the LOC139883174 gene encoding probable 2-oxoglutarate-dependent dioxygenase AOP1 — its product is MGQADNIGHLSVPILDFSSISFDDEEFSRENADSLCRKVREACESHGCFIILYDNISKELREDMFVAMKSLFDLPEETKNKHQSPKPYRSYLGKCPYVPLYESFGIDTAAQDFTNLMWPQGNPKFCETFEKMSLKMQDLNFKIMKMICKSYGVGEQDRDMCGTNVCRLMKYHVPPITGELDQSSTSNIGLLAHTDKNSLTILCQNEIQGLEILNKDGDWVPVVVPSQNSYIVIVGDALQAWSNGRLVAAKHRVVMRGDKERYSCGLFSIPKDGAIVEAPRQFVDDDHPLLYKRFNFSDFLSYFVSNHRDDALQVYAGV